One Cellulomonas soli DNA window includes the following coding sequences:
- a CDS encoding amidohydrolase, translating into MSDLLLARARRLTDPAPVDVLLRDGRVAAIGPTGTLDAPGAERVDLDGRTLMPGLWDQHTHLTQWALARNRLDLSGATSAAQAVRLVADRLAQDPPPTGTALVGQGFRDGLWPDVPSAALLDAVAGPTPVVLVSGDLHCSWSSTAGLRFLGVETHPTGVLRESEWLPIMGGIDRVDDDVADALVADATRHAAARGVVGVVDLEIADNLVAWRRRATAGDPAVRIRAGVWEQHLDAVLAEGLRTGDPLTAGGLVTQGPLKVVTDGSLNTRTAYCHDPYPGMLGRTACGVLSVPTDHLVRLMAAVTRRGFTCAIHAIGDAANTLALDAFAATGARGTIEHAQLLTWADVERFAALGVVAGVQPEHAMDDRDVADRYWAGRTDRAFAYGALHRAGVRLALGSDAPVAPLDPWDAIDAAVTRTREGREPWHPEQVVDLDVALASSVDEQPLGLRVGAPADLAVLDEDPAARLTATGSVRGMPVAGTLVAGRWTHRTV; encoded by the coding sequence ATGAGCGACCTGCTGCTCGCCCGTGCCCGACGGCTCACCGACCCGGCGCCCGTCGACGTCCTGCTGCGCGACGGGCGGGTCGCCGCGATCGGACCGACGGGAACGCTCGACGCCCCCGGTGCCGAGCGGGTCGACCTCGACGGGCGCACGCTCATGCCCGGGCTGTGGGACCAGCACACCCACCTGACCCAGTGGGCCCTCGCGCGCAACCGGCTCGACCTGTCCGGTGCGACGTCGGCGGCGCAGGCCGTGCGGCTCGTCGCCGACCGCCTCGCGCAGGACCCGCCGCCCACCGGGACCGCGCTGGTCGGCCAGGGCTTCCGGGACGGGCTGTGGCCCGACGTGCCCTCGGCCGCGCTGCTCGACGCGGTCGCGGGGCCGACGCCGGTCGTCCTCGTCTCGGGCGACCTGCACTGCTCGTGGTCGTCGACCGCCGGACTGCGGTTCCTCGGTGTCGAGACGCACCCGACCGGTGTGCTGCGCGAGTCGGAGTGGCTGCCGATCATGGGTGGCATCGACCGGGTCGACGACGACGTCGCCGACGCCCTGGTCGCGGACGCGACCCGGCACGCCGCCGCCCGTGGCGTCGTCGGCGTGGTCGACCTGGAGATCGCGGACAACCTCGTGGCCTGGCGACGCCGGGCCACGGCCGGCGACCCAGCGGTGCGCATCCGCGCGGGCGTCTGGGAGCAGCACCTGGACGCCGTCCTCGCGGAGGGCCTGCGCACCGGCGACCCGCTCACCGCCGGTGGGCTCGTCACGCAGGGACCGCTCAAGGTCGTCACCGACGGCTCGCTCAACACGCGCACCGCCTACTGCCACGACCCGTACCCCGGGATGCTCGGCCGGACCGCGTGCGGCGTGCTGTCCGTCCCCACCGACCACCTCGTGCGCCTGATGGCCGCGGTCACCCGGCGCGGGTTCACCTGCGCCATCCACGCGATCGGGGACGCGGCCAACACCCTCGCGCTCGACGCGTTCGCGGCGACCGGTGCCCGCGGGACGATCGAGCACGCCCAGTTGCTGACCTGGGCGGACGTCGAACGGTTCGCCGCGCTCGGCGTCGTCGCCGGGGTCCAGCCCGAGCACGCGATGGACGACCGGGACGTCGCCGACCGGTACTGGGCCGGGCGCACCGACCGCGCGTTCGCCTACGGTGCGCTGCACCGCGCCGGGGTGCGGCTCGCGCTCGGCTCGGACGCGCCCGTCGCCCCGCTCGACCCGTGGGACGCGATCGACGCCGCCGTGACCCGCACGCGCGAAGGGCGAGAGCCCTGGCATCCGGAGCAGGTCGTCGACCTCGACGTGGCGCTCGCGTCGAGCGTCGACGAGCAGCCGCTGGGCCTGCGGGTCGGCGCGCCCGCCGACCTGGCGGTGCTCGACGAGGACCCGGCCGCGCGGCTCACCGCCACCGGGTCCGTCCGGGGGATGCCCGTCGCGGGCACGTTGGTCGCGGGACGGTGGACGCACCGCACGGTGTGA
- the purQ gene encoding phosphoribosylformylglycinamidine synthase subunit PurQ, whose product MTRVGVVTFPGTLDDRDAARAVRLAGAEAVPLWHADADLHGVDAVVLPGGFSYGDYLRAGAISRFAPVMGEIVDAAGKGLPVLGICNGFQVLTEAHLLPGSMIKNDHLHFICREQVLSVQNVDTAWTRDYTLGEKITIPLKNQDGQYVADERTLDELEGEGRVVFRYEGWNPNGSRRGIAGITNAAGNVVGLMPHPEHAVEAGFGPDGPKGPRTGTDGLRFFTSVLHALVG is encoded by the coding sequence ATGACGCGCGTCGGCGTCGTCACCTTTCCCGGGACGCTGGACGACCGGGACGCGGCACGTGCGGTGCGGCTCGCGGGTGCGGAGGCGGTGCCGCTGTGGCACGCCGACGCGGACCTGCACGGCGTGGACGCGGTCGTCCTGCCCGGCGGCTTCTCCTACGGCGACTACCTGCGGGCCGGGGCGATCAGCCGGTTCGCGCCCGTGATGGGCGAGATCGTCGACGCGGCGGGCAAGGGCCTGCCGGTGCTGGGCATCTGCAACGGGTTCCAGGTGCTCACCGAGGCGCACCTGCTGCCCGGGTCGATGATCAAGAACGACCACCTGCACTTCATCTGCCGCGAGCAGGTGCTGTCCGTGCAGAACGTCGACACCGCCTGGACGCGGGACTACACGCTCGGCGAGAAGATCACGATCCCGCTGAAGAACCAGGACGGCCAGTACGTCGCCGACGAGCGCACGCTCGACGAGCTCGAGGGCGAGGGCCGCGTCGTGTTCCGCTACGAGGGCTGGAACCCGAACGGGTCGCGCCGCGGCATCGCGGGCATCACGAACGCGGCGGGCAACGTCGTCGGTCTGATGCCGCACCCGGAGCACGCGGTCGAGGCCGGCTTCGGCCCGGACGGGCCGAAGGGTCCGCGCACGGGGACGGACGGGCTGCGGTTCTTCACCTCGGTGCTGCACGCGCTGGTCGGCTGA
- a CDS encoding FMN-binding negative transcriptional regulator: protein MIDTPAYALTDEDRLRALVREHGWATLISPTPDGVIASHLPVVLEDGDELAVVGHLGRPDDEQHDLGSGREVLLVVQGPHGYVSPGWYGYGPAVPTWNYVAAHLYGTLERLSPQATLQVLADTVDRYEHVMPAPVRMADVAEYAHRIAHGTAGFRLRVTRWQGKAKLSQDKPPEVRRRVEQALREDPHYAVPALADAVLDEMTRDEMARDEMARDELARSAADEGDAR from the coding sequence ATGATCGACACCCCGGCCTACGCCCTCACCGACGAGGACCGCCTGCGCGCCCTCGTCCGCGAGCACGGCTGGGCCACCCTGATCAGCCCCACGCCGGACGGCGTGATCGCCTCCCACCTGCCCGTGGTCCTCGAGGACGGTGACGAGCTCGCGGTCGTCGGGCACCTCGGCCGACCCGACGACGAGCAGCACGACCTCGGCTCCGGCCGCGAGGTCCTGCTCGTCGTGCAGGGCCCGCACGGCTACGTCTCGCCCGGCTGGTACGGCTACGGACCCGCCGTCCCGACCTGGAACTACGTCGCCGCGCACCTGTACGGCACGCTCGAACGACTGTCCCCGCAGGCCACGCTCCAGGTGCTCGCCGACACCGTCGACCGGTACGAGCACGTCATGCCCGCACCCGTCCGGATGGCCGACGTCGCCGAGTACGCCCACCGGATCGCGCACGGCACCGCCGGGTTCCGGCTGCGCGTCACCCGGTGGCAGGGCAAGGCCAAGCTCTCCCAGGACAAGCCGCCCGAGGTGCGCCGCCGCGTCGAGCAGGCGCTGCGCGAGGACCCGCACTACGCCGTGCCCGCGCTCGCGGACGCTGTCCTGGACGAGATGACCCGGGACGAGATGGCCCGGGACGAGATGGCCCGGGACGAGCTCGCCCGCAGCGCCGCCGACGAGGGGGACGCCCGATGA
- the purS gene encoding phosphoribosylformylglycinamidine synthase subunit PurS: protein MGRVVVDVMPKPEILDPQGKAVAGALPRLGFAQFTSVRQGKRFELEVEGPVTDEVLAAARAAGEQVLSNPVIEDVVAVYEDEVSA from the coding sequence GTGGGACGAGTCGTCGTCGACGTCATGCCGAAGCCCGAGATCCTCGACCCGCAGGGCAAGGCCGTCGCCGGCGCGCTGCCGCGGCTGGGCTTCGCCCAGTTCACGTCGGTGCGCCAGGGCAAGCGGTTCGAGCTCGAGGTCGAGGGGCCGGTGACCGACGAGGTGCTGGCCGCGGCCCGTGCCGCCGGTGAGCAGGTGCTGTCCAACCCCGTGATCGAGGACGTCGTCGCGGTCTACGAGGACGAGGTCTCGGCCTGA
- a CDS encoding peptide ABC transporter substrate-binding protein, whose protein sequence is MSLRLAAGALAASLTLAACGSSDTASDDTTSTTGTGGALSVAVTDPGQLIPGRQTVAYDFAMAVWAPLTWVDDASNLTYIQAESVESDDATTWTITLKDGWTFQDGTPVTAQSYVDAWNTVAYGPNAFENSGQLAHVVGYGDLNPAEGEPTTTEMSGLTVVDDLTFTVQLDGADSQFPMQLSQAQTAMYPMPESAYDDLDAYNTHPVGNGAFELTNDYVENEPLVLDAYADYQGEAPTVSQITFVPYTDTATAYTDVLAGNIDVSDLPADKMAQAEADFGDHVYSFEAAGISYLGLPLSDPRYADVRVRQAISMAIDRDTINDVIYGGLYTPATAFTPAIEPGTPEGICGELCEYDPEGAKALLDEAGGFAGSMEIYYPGGVGLDDLYTAIANNLRQNLGVDAVATPSTDWAEFYQTRLDGDAPGPFFSRWGALYPSQQNTLRAFYVENGGCANCIPWYDPEVASAISAADAQVDGTEAADAYGAVQELILAEFAAPPLFFETYNFVTSDRVAELTTSAVGNPDYAHTVLAEDA, encoded by the coding sequence ATGAGCCTGCGGCTCGCAGCCGGAGCCCTCGCCGCCTCACTCACGCTCGCCGCCTGCGGCAGCTCCGACACCGCCTCGGACGACACGACCAGCACCACCGGCACCGGCGGCGCCCTCAGCGTCGCCGTCACCGACCCCGGCCAGCTCATCCCCGGACGCCAGACCGTCGCCTACGACTTCGCGATGGCCGTCTGGGCGCCCCTCACCTGGGTCGACGACGCGTCGAACCTGACGTACATCCAGGCCGAGTCGGTCGAGTCCGACGACGCCACCACGTGGACCATCACGCTCAAGGACGGCTGGACCTTCCAGGACGGCACACCCGTGACCGCCCAGTCCTACGTCGACGCCTGGAACACCGTCGCCTACGGCCCGAACGCGTTCGAGAACAGCGGCCAGCTCGCGCACGTCGTCGGCTACGGGGACCTCAACCCCGCCGAGGGCGAACCGACGACCACCGAGATGTCCGGCCTGACCGTCGTCGACGACCTGACCTTCACCGTCCAGCTCGACGGCGCCGACAGCCAGTTCCCCATGCAGCTCTCGCAGGCGCAGACCGCCATGTACCCCATGCCGGAGAGCGCGTACGACGACCTCGACGCCTACAACACCCACCCCGTCGGCAACGGCGCGTTCGAGCTCACCAACGACTACGTCGAGAACGAGCCGCTCGTCCTCGACGCGTACGCCGACTACCAGGGCGAGGCCCCGACGGTCTCCCAGATCACGTTCGTGCCCTACACGGACACCGCGACCGCCTACACGGACGTCCTCGCGGGCAACATCGACGTCTCCGACCTGCCCGCCGACAAGATGGCGCAGGCCGAGGCCGACTTCGGTGACCACGTCTACTCGTTCGAGGCGGCCGGCATCTCCTACCTCGGCCTGCCGCTGTCCGACCCGCGGTACGCCGACGTGCGGGTCCGGCAGGCGATCTCCATGGCCATCGACCGCGACACGATCAACGACGTGATCTACGGCGGGCTCTACACCCCCGCCACCGCGTTCACCCCCGCGATCGAGCCCGGCACCCCCGAGGGCATCTGCGGCGAGTTGTGCGAGTACGACCCCGAGGGCGCCAAGGCCCTGCTCGACGAGGCCGGCGGCTTCGCGGGCAGCATGGAGATCTACTACCCCGGCGGCGTCGGCCTCGACGACCTCTACACGGCCATCGCCAACAACCTGCGGCAGAACCTCGGGGTCGACGCTGTCGCCACCCCCAGCACCGACTGGGCCGAGTTCTACCAGACCCGGCTCGACGGCGACGCGCCCGGCCCGTTCTTCTCCCGTTGGGGCGCCCTCTACCCCAGCCAGCAGAACACCCTGCGCGCCTTCTACGTCGAGAACGGCGGCTGCGCCAACTGCATCCCCTGGTACGACCCGGAGGTCGCCTCGGCCATCTCGGCCGCCGACGCCCAGGTCGACGGCACCGAGGCGGCGGACGCCTACGGCGCCGTGCAGGAGCTGATCCTCGCCGAGTTCGCCGCGCCGCCGCTGTTCTTCGAGACGTACAACTTCGTCACCTCCGACCGCGTGGCCGAGCTGACGACCTCCGCGGTCGGCAACCCGGACTACGCCCACACCGTCCTCGCCGAGGACGCCTGA
- a CDS encoding ABC transporter permease, whose amino-acid sequence MTAARLVARRVGELLLVFVGVSFVIYAMVFALPGDPIAALGGDRPLPANVVAQLRSQFHLDEPLWQQYLHYLGGLLQGDLGTNFSGQSVADKLASRWPVTVTLALTAWAMEVVVGVALGLYAGLRRGRTGDKAVLAGTILATSVPVFVLAVSAQLLFGVRLGWFPVAGTADGWPTSYLVPAACVAIFGLASVARLMRGSVVDTMHSDFVRTLRAKGLRGRQVVGVHVLRNSAIPVLTFLAVDLGYLLGGTVVIEGVFNLPGVGQLLFQAIRAHEGPTVVGVSTALIIVFLLTNMLVDLLHAVLDPRIRHE is encoded by the coding sequence ATGACGGCCGCCCGGCTCGTCGCCCGACGCGTCGGCGAGCTGCTGCTCGTCTTCGTCGGGGTCTCGTTCGTCATCTACGCGATGGTGTTCGCCCTGCCCGGCGACCCGATCGCGGCCCTCGGCGGCGACCGGCCGCTGCCCGCGAACGTCGTCGCGCAGCTGCGGTCGCAGTTCCACCTCGACGAGCCGCTGTGGCAGCAGTACCTGCACTACCTGGGCGGGCTGCTGCAGGGCGACCTGGGCACGAACTTCTCCGGCCAGTCCGTGGCCGACAAGCTCGCCTCGCGGTGGCCCGTCACGGTGACGCTCGCGCTGACCGCCTGGGCGATGGAGGTGGTCGTCGGCGTCGCGCTCGGCCTGTACGCCGGGCTGCGGCGCGGCCGGACCGGCGACAAGGCCGTGCTCGCGGGCACCATCCTGGCCACGTCCGTACCCGTGTTCGTGCTCGCCGTGTCCGCCCAGCTGCTCTTCGGCGTGCGGCTCGGCTGGTTCCCCGTCGCGGGGACCGCCGACGGCTGGCCGACGTCCTACCTCGTGCCCGCGGCCTGCGTCGCGATCTTCGGCCTGGCCTCCGTCGCCCGGCTCATGCGCGGGTCCGTCGTCGACACGATGCACTCCGACTTCGTGCGGACGCTGCGCGCCAAGGGCCTGCGCGGACGGCAGGTCGTCGGCGTGCACGTGCTGCGCAACTCGGCGATCCCCGTGCTCACGTTCCTGGCCGTCGACCTGGGCTACCTGCTCGGCGGGACGGTCGTCATCGAGGGCGTGTTCAACCTGCCCGGCGTCGGCCAGCTGCTGTTCCAGGCGATCCGCGCCCACGAGGGGCCGACCGTCGTCGGCGTCTCGACCGCCCTGATCATCGTGTTCCTGCTGACGAACATGCTCGTCGACCTGCTGCACGCCGTGCTCGACCCGAGGATCCGCCATGAGTGA
- a CDS encoding DUF5680 domain-containing protein, with amino-acid sequence MTVQDAGVALDVVALEGFVVRAKSVTYVGGGEPVPASRTGSHDLAFAEGPWGYLDSYVGASDFLGQELVTFEGEPVWAMNYYGYLLRPDLIDAARTGFVIRAALSAMYAEGRFLGGFAHEIQGYAYTDTSEGDVTHFSGTEWISEGGERLYELRYHGGLVRD; translated from the coding sequence ATGACGGTGCAGGACGCAGGCGTGGCGCTCGACGTGGTCGCGCTCGAGGGGTTCGTCGTGCGTGCGAAGTCCGTGACCTATGTCGGCGGCGGGGAGCCCGTGCCCGCCTCACGCACCGGTTCGCACGACCTGGCTTTCGCCGAGGGGCCCTGGGGCTACCTCGACAGCTACGTGGGTGCCTCGGACTTCCTCGGGCAGGAGCTCGTGACGTTCGAGGGTGAGCCGGTGTGGGCCATGAACTACTACGGCTACCTGCTGCGCCCCGACCTGATCGACGCGGCGCGCACCGGCTTCGTCATCCGCGCGGCCCTGAGCGCGATGTACGCCGAGGGCCGGTTCCTCGGCGGGTTCGCGCACGAGATCCAGGGGTACGCCTACACGGACACGAGCGAGGGCGACGTCACGCACTTCTCGGGCACCGAGTGGATCAGCGAGGGCGGCGAGCGCCTGTACGAGCTGCGGTACCACGGGGGGCTCGTGCGCGACTGA
- a CDS encoding PadR family transcriptional regulator, producing MTEQTYLVLLALADQPRHGYGIVQEVRSLSADRVRLGAGTLYGILDRLVEARYAEASGEVVVDGRLRRYYRLTDEGLAVLAAETDRVAELARRAQRVLAARPARPALPALGGAPRPAFGGAR from the coding sequence ATGACCGAGCAGACGTACCTCGTCCTGCTCGCGCTCGCTGACCAGCCGCGGCACGGCTACGGCATCGTGCAGGAGGTGCGGTCGCTGTCCGCCGACCGCGTCCGCCTCGGTGCCGGCACGCTGTACGGCATCCTCGACCGGCTCGTCGAGGCCCGGTACGCCGAGGCCTCCGGCGAGGTCGTCGTCGACGGGAGGCTGCGCCGCTACTACCGGCTGACCGACGAAGGGCTGGCCGTGCTCGCAGCCGAGACCGACCGCGTCGCCGAGCTGGCCCGCCGTGCCCAGCGGGTGCTCGCCGCCCGTCCTGCCCGACCCGCGCTGCCCGCCCTGGGCGGTGCCCCGCGACCCGCGTTCGGAGGTGCCCGGTGA
- a CDS encoding fibronectin type III domain-containing protein: MTAPGSPGQPTPFAPAPGPRTSTATRRVAHLWRAFGVLAVTVLALVTASPVPATATAAAPGGADRGAAVPLPVADLDSSFVATNGGVTASAGTTGVWNNVTWFSYTPAQAVRVFIRATSVSPAGWDNTLEVWTGGSLVTHNDDFYGLDASLTVNLQAGTTYQIGMGGYSSGSRGSATLTFATRVPTPPLDVQATFGDASADVSWSAPADVAGGVTGYTVLCTPAGGEETECGATSGTPPQRSRHVTGLTNGVSYTFRVTASNVIGPSDPSVPVTSIVPKATSTTTISTDPAAPVSGQPYDVHVSVSAGGTAATGTVDVTVGGVLHGGLALVGGVATVEDRTDPVSTVALSATYGGTSAVAASSASSSVSVAKRPQTVTFEALPAGLVYAGAPATLDASASSELPVTFAASGACAVSGGSLQLTGVGSCEVTATQAGDAQTESAQATQTVDVARRGQVVTFGELPALVYGQGSTTLVAASSVGLPVTFAAEGACTVTDGLLSVTGVGPCTVTATQAGDELTGPASSVVRTGAVAKRSQAVTIAPLAVPVFGGDASTVSARSEFDLPVTLSAAGACLVDASGRLTAVGTGLCVVTAAAAGDDLTLPGQATASVTAIGPDSAVEATLDRQLGELAEGAPVSARGTGLRPGTVLTLEVHSTPQVIGTAVVGADGTAVVTGMLPAGLEGGAHRLIAVGTALDGTPAQFVLPFQLAQDGTILRIQERTLALAATGADGVGAAGAMAAAWVLLGAGLLVLRRRWVARSGR; this comes from the coding sequence ATGACCGCACCCGGAAGCCCCGGACAGCCCACCCCGTTCGCACCCGCACCGGGTCCGCGCACCTCGACGGCGACGCGACGGGTGGCGCACCTCTGGCGTGCCTTCGGCGTGCTCGCGGTGACCGTGCTCGCGCTGGTGACCGCCTCGCCGGTCCCGGCGACCGCGACGGCGGCGGCTCCCGGCGGCGCCGACCGAGGGGCTGCGGTCCCGCTTCCGGTGGCCGACCTCGACTCCTCGTTCGTGGCGACCAACGGGGGCGTCACCGCGTCCGCCGGTACGACGGGCGTCTGGAACAACGTCACCTGGTTCTCGTACACCCCGGCGCAGGCCGTGCGGGTGTTCATCCGTGCGACCTCGGTCAGCCCGGCCGGGTGGGACAACACGCTCGAGGTGTGGACCGGCGGGTCGCTCGTCACGCACAACGACGACTTCTACGGGCTGGACGCGTCGCTCACCGTGAACCTCCAGGCCGGGACCACGTACCAGATCGGCATGGGCGGCTACAGCTCCGGCTCGCGCGGCAGTGCGACGCTGACGTTCGCCACGCGGGTGCCGACCCCGCCGCTGGACGTGCAGGCCACGTTCGGTGACGCGAGCGCCGACGTGTCCTGGTCGGCACCCGCCGACGTGGCCGGCGGCGTCACCGGGTACACGGTGCTCTGCACGCCCGCGGGCGGCGAGGAGACCGAGTGCGGTGCCACCAGCGGCACGCCCCCGCAGCGCTCGAGGCACGTCACCGGGCTGACCAACGGTGTCAGCTACACGTTCCGCGTCACCGCGAGCAACGTCATCGGCCCGTCCGACCCGTCCGTGCCCGTCACCAGCATCGTGCCGAAGGCGACCTCGACGACGACCATCAGCACCGACCCGGCAGCGCCCGTCAGCGGTCAGCCCTACGACGTGCACGTCTCGGTGAGCGCGGGCGGGACTGCTGCCACGGGCACGGTCGACGTGACCGTCGGCGGCGTCCTGCACGGTGGACTCGCCCTGGTCGGCGGCGTCGCCACGGTCGAGGACCGCACGGACCCGGTGAGCACCGTGGCCCTCTCGGCGACCTACGGCGGCACGAGTGCGGTCGCCGCGTCGTCGGCGTCCAGCAGCGTGAGCGTCGCCAAGCGGCCGCAGACCGTGACGTTCGAGGCGCTGCCCGCCGGTCTCGTCTACGCGGGCGCGCCCGCCACGCTGGACGCCTCGGCGTCCTCCGAGCTGCCGGTCACGTTCGCAGCCTCCGGTGCGTGCGCCGTCTCCGGCGGGTCGCTGCAGCTGACGGGTGTCGGCTCCTGCGAGGTCACGGCCACGCAGGCGGGTGACGCGCAGACCGAGTCCGCGCAGGCCACGCAGACCGTCGACGTCGCCCGCCGCGGTCAGGTGGTCACGTTCGGCGAGCTGCCGGCCCTCGTCTACGGCCAGGGCTCGACGACCCTGGTCGCGGCCTCCAGCGTCGGCCTGCCCGTGACGTTCGCCGCCGAGGGGGCGTGCACCGTCACCGACGGGCTGCTGAGCGTCACGGGTGTCGGCCCGTGCACGGTGACCGCCACGCAGGCGGGCGACGAGCTCACCGGGCCGGCGTCGTCCGTCGTGCGGACCGGTGCGGTCGCCAAGCGGTCGCAGGCGGTGACGATCGCCCCGCTCGCCGTGCCGGTCTTCGGCGGCGACGCGTCGACCGTGAGCGCACGCTCGGAGTTCGATCTGCCCGTCACGCTGTCGGCCGCCGGGGCATGCCTCGTCGACGCCTCGGGCCGCCTGACGGCGGTCGGCACCGGGCTGTGCGTCGTGACGGCCGCGGCCGCGGGCGACGACCTGACCCTGCCGGGCCAGGCCACGGCCTCGGTCACCGCCATCGGCCCGGACAGTGCGGTCGAGGCGACGCTGGACCGTCAGCTCGGCGAGCTCGCCGAGGGCGCACCCGTCAGCGCACGCGGCACGGGCCTGCGCCCGGGCACCGTCCTGACCCTCGAGGTGCACTCGACGCCGCAGGTCATCGGCACGGCGGTCGTCGGCGCCGACGGCACGGCCGTCGTCACCGGCATGCTTCCCGCCGGGCTCGAGGGCGGCGCGCACCGGCTGATCGCGGTCGGCACCGCGCTCGACGGGACGCCTGCGCAGTTCGTGCTGCCGTTCCAGCTCGCGCAGGACGGCACGATCCTGCGGATCCAGGAGCGGACGCTGGCCCTGGCGGCCACCGGCGCTGACGGTGTCGGTGCGGCCGGGGCCATGGCCGCGGCGTGGGTGCTGCTCGGCGCGGGCCTGCTGGTCCTGCGTCGTCGGTGGGTGGCGCGCTCCGGTCGCTGA
- a CDS encoding M14 family zinc carboxypeptidase, translating into MSTDTTPVGSLEDILARTHRVPPMHDFPTVDALLAWFDDLAADHPDLVSTRRIGTSRLGEPIPMVTVGHGPRRHLLFAGVHPNEPIGFRTLQHLAEQLCTDPALRDAYDATWYLVPCIDPDGTRLNEGWFADPTRRTTYSRRFYRPAPDEQVEWTFPFSYKDAWFDQVLPETLALMRVIDDVQPHLMVSLHNAELGGVYYYLSEEVPGLVRALHAIPAELGLPLETGEPESPALRAMAPAVYHAISMAEEYAYLEELGIDPGPASCGDSSGSYAARYGTVSLVAELPYWSHPLSDDDTPTATSYRDVVLSKADGLADAGGLLAAILDEAAPDLGIRSPFLRASEAFVPMLTRMAEQERVRAALPECSRPATAAEVFSNDDLVRCFRLRYGGMLLRALDAEVVAGTATARVHRLHERMADLYARWTAEADAVEGLEVIDVARLVGVQLGATLAAAQALAARDAR; encoded by the coding sequence ATGAGCACCGACACGACCCCGGTGGGTTCGCTCGAGGACATCCTCGCGCGGACCCACCGGGTCCCCCCGATGCACGACTTCCCGACGGTCGACGCGCTGCTCGCCTGGTTCGACGACCTCGCGGCCGACCACCCCGACCTGGTCTCCACCCGCCGGATCGGCACCTCGCGCCTCGGCGAGCCGATCCCGATGGTCACCGTCGGGCACGGCCCGCGCCGGCACCTGCTGTTCGCCGGCGTGCACCCCAACGAGCCGATCGGCTTCCGCACGCTGCAGCACCTCGCCGAGCAGCTGTGCACCGACCCCGCGCTGCGCGACGCGTACGACGCGACCTGGTACCTGGTCCCCTGCATCGACCCCGACGGCACGCGGCTCAACGAGGGCTGGTTCGCCGACCCGACGCGTCGCACCACGTACAGCCGGCGGTTCTACCGGCCCGCGCCGGACGAGCAGGTCGAGTGGACGTTCCCGTTCTCCTACAAGGACGCGTGGTTCGACCAGGTGCTGCCCGAGACGCTCGCGCTCATGCGGGTCATCGACGACGTGCAGCCGCACCTCATGGTGTCGCTGCACAACGCCGAGCTCGGCGGCGTCTACTACTACCTGTCCGAGGAGGTCCCCGGGCTGGTCCGGGCCCTGCACGCGATCCCCGCCGAGCTCGGGCTGCCCCTCGAGACGGGCGAGCCCGAGTCCCCGGCGCTGCGCGCGATGGCCCCGGCCGTCTACCACGCGATCTCGATGGCCGAGGAGTACGCGTACCTCGAGGAGCTCGGCATCGACCCGGGTCCCGCCAGCTGCGGGGACTCCTCCGGCTCCTACGCGGCCCGGTACGGCACGGTGTCCCTGGTCGCCGAGCTGCCCTACTGGTCGCACCCGCTCAGCGACGACGACACCCCGACGGCGACCTCCTACCGGGACGTCGTGCTCTCGAAGGCCGACGGCCTGGCCGACGCCGGCGGGCTGCTCGCCGCGATCCTCGACGAGGCCGCCCCCGACCTGGGCATCCGGTCGCCGTTCCTGCGGGCCAGCGAGGCCTTCGTGCCGATGCTCACCCGGATGGCCGAGCAGGAGCGCGTCCGCGCCGCCCTGCCGGAGTGCTCCCGGCCGGCCACCGCCGCCGAGGTGTTCAGCAACGACGACCTCGTGCGCTGCTTCCGGCTGCGGTACGGCGGCATGCTCCTGCGTGCCCTCGACGCCGAGGTCGTGGCCGGCACCGCCACCGCACGCGTGCACCGCCTGCACGAGCGCATGGCGGACCTCTACGCACGCTGGACCGCCGAGGCCGACGCGGTCGAGGGGCTCGAGGTGATCGACGTGGCCCGGCTCGTGGGCGTGCAGCTCGGGGCGACCCTCGCCGCCGCCCAGGCGCTCGCCGCCCGGGACGCCCGATGA